A window from Bdellovibrionota bacterium encodes these proteins:
- a CDS encoding acetyl-CoA C-acetyltransferase, whose amino-acid sequence MKGINLRDREVVLVHGARTPLGTFCGAFTNISATDLAVVASKEAMRRSRVKPEEIDQVIFGNVLQTSPDAVYCARHVGLKAGVPKEIPALTLNRLCGSGFQAIVAAAEQVLLGRAKIVLAGGTENMTQAPHTVRGARLGLPLGKSSMNDYLWEALLDSYNNLMMANTAENLARKYKITREEADQFALRSQQMTKAAQEAGRLGEEIVAVETRDKKGKPVVVAKDEHPRSDATMEGLAKLPPVFEKNGIVTAGNASGICDGAAALVVMAKDEADKRGISYLGTLVAYGVSGCDPDIMGIGPVPAARKALTDFGKTLGDIDLIEVNEAFAPQTIAVERELGIAREKLNVNGGAIALGHPLGASGARITLSLLMELRRRKKRWGLGSACIGGGQGIAVILEAAGK is encoded by the coding sequence ATGAAGGGCATCAATTTACGCGATCGAGAAGTGGTCCTGGTTCATGGCGCTCGGACGCCGCTCGGAACGTTTTGCGGTGCGTTCACGAATATCTCCGCCACGGACCTGGCTGTCGTCGCGTCCAAAGAGGCGATGCGGAGATCGCGCGTTAAACCGGAGGAAATCGACCAAGTCATTTTCGGAAACGTCCTGCAGACCAGCCCCGACGCGGTTTATTGCGCTCGTCACGTGGGACTGAAGGCCGGCGTTCCGAAGGAGATTCCGGCGCTGACGCTCAACCGTTTGTGCGGTTCCGGTTTCCAGGCGATCGTGGCGGCGGCCGAGCAGGTTTTGTTGGGGCGGGCCAAGATCGTCTTGGCCGGCGGGACCGAAAACATGACGCAAGCGCCTCACACGGTTCGCGGCGCCCGGCTCGGTCTCCCGCTCGGAAAATCTTCGATGAATGATTATCTCTGGGAGGCGCTCCTCGATAGTTACAACAACCTGATGATGGCGAACACGGCCGAAAATCTGGCCCGGAAATACAAAATTACACGGGAAGAGGCCGATCAGTTCGCTCTTCGAAGCCAGCAGATGACCAAAGCTGCTCAGGAAGCGGGCCGGCTCGGGGAAGAAATTGTGGCCGTCGAGACGCGCGATAAGAAAGGGAAGCCGGTGGTGGTCGCAAAGGACGAGCACCCGAGATCCGATGCGACGATGGAAGGGCTGGCGAAATTACCGCCGGTATTTGAGAAGAACGGAATCGTCACGGCCGGCAACGCCAGCGGAATTTGCGACGGCGCCGCAGCCCTAGTTGTTATGGCCAAAGACGAAGCGGATAAACGCGGAATTTCATACTTAGGAACGCTGGTCGCTTACGGCGTCAGCGGCTGCGATCCGGACATTATGGGAATTGGCCCGGTCCCCGCGGCGCGAAAGGCCCTCACCGATTTCGGGAAGACACTGGGTGACATAGACCTCATTGAAGTGAACGAGGCGTTCGCTCCTCAGACGATCGCCGTGGAGCGGGAACTCGGTATTGCGCGCGAGAAATTAAACGTCAACGGAGGGGCAATCGCGTTGGGGCACCCGTTAGGTGCCAGCGGTGCCCGGATTACACTCTCGCTT